A stretch of Mucilaginibacter terrae DNA encodes these proteins:
- a CDS encoding DUF2630 family protein, protein MEDGQILHHIKKLTETEEQLWTKAELNEQEVDQLHRMKLELDQCWDLLRHRRALRDSGQNPDKAQPRDIDSIENDVK, encoded by the coding sequence ATGGAAGACGGCCAAATACTACATCATATTAAAAAACTAACAGAAACCGAAGAGCAGCTTTGGACAAAAGCAGAGCTTAATGAGCAAGAAGTTGATCAGTTGCACCGCATGAAACTGGAGCTTGACCAATGCTGGGATTTATTAAGGCACCGCAGGGCTTTAAGAGACTCTGGTCAAAACCCCGACAAGGCGCAACCGAGAGATATAGATTCTATTGAGAATGATGTAAAATAA
- a CDS encoding MaoC family dehydratase has protein sequence MQTTNQSNAEKSFDPNDFLIVPARSFEDLQVGEIFRAPSRTLTDAHSAAFQTVSCDNHPVHYDNVWAQKHGHKAPVVHGLQVLAFTAPGATMFPHVIGEVFIAFTELNCKFLKEVNSGDTLYPAIRIISLTPQGATGIVETEATIHNQNGELVLTGTHKYLLKTAAN, from the coding sequence ATGCAAACAACCAATCAATCAAACGCAGAAAAGTCATTTGATCCAAACGACTTCCTGATCGTGCCAGCCCGGTCATTTGAAGATCTGCAGGTAGGCGAAATATTCCGCGCCCCAAGCCGCACGCTCACTGATGCGCATTCAGCTGCATTTCAAACCGTATCATGTGATAATCATCCGGTTCATTATGACAACGTATGGGCTCAAAAGCACGGGCATAAAGCGCCGGTAGTACACGGTTTGCAAGTATTAGCTTTCACCGCTCCAGGTGCCACAATGTTCCCTCATGTTATTGGCGAAGTATTTATTGCCTTTACAGAATTGAACTGCAAATTTTTAAAAGAGGTTAATTCCGGTGATACCTTATACCCGGCCATCCGTATTATTTCACTTACTCCGCAGGGTGCCACCGGAATAGTGGAAACCGAAGCTACCATACACAATCAAAATGGGGAGTTGGTGTTAACCGGAACCCACAAATATTTATTAAAAACAGCTGCTAATTAA
- a CDS encoding S1C family serine protease: MIKIKSNYVIITICFIIIFTLVTRAQTSSIRQIKNNVSGLTKGVHYAIAKGYQASVLMWQIDAESGARMSAQFSGVVVSKDGVILSAAHVVMPDKTYKVMFPDGRECVAKGLGRITIPPTFMLPDAAMLKITRKGAWPFAEMGWSSILKVNTPCISIAYPESQEQRKPMVRFGRITLLKNEYGFLQSSCVMEPGDSGGPLFDLNGRVIGIHSGIQIPEVINYEVPIDTYRKFWQALSRPVNYTSLPSDSGIVTVDPSIKESSTIFNSKDVIEYLKSKLGCVKISSVIDGQEQQILATLLSTKGMVVKPAYYNKSILVSKSSQVGERPVITTPGGKAINARVIARSQTNDLVLLLADHVVEGGIKFDKLKTDAIDFTNLGMFLISPRPDSAAKIGVFGSLLLNLPKITSYGYIGAATDVKNDQLIITFIQPNSAAQISGLQTGDVIQAVDGKRVEDALDFLKALEKFNAGDTTSIKIFRNNSEYTKRVVLKYPPQKPATHPADLFAGGKSLHRDGFNKVFVHDSAIKAAECRGPVYDTNGRLLGINIARLSRTSTVAIPAATIKKIVLSNL, from the coding sequence ATGATTAAGATTAAAAGCAATTATGTCATCATCACCATATGCTTTATAATAATCTTTACACTGGTAACCCGCGCACAAACCAGTAGTATAAGGCAAATAAAAAATAATGTAAGCGGCTTAACCAAGGGCGTTCATTATGCAATTGCTAAAGGTTATCAGGCATCAGTATTAATGTGGCAAATTGATGCCGAATCAGGCGCCCGTATGAGTGCTCAGTTTAGCGGTGTGGTGGTAAGTAAAGATGGTGTTATACTAAGCGCGGCTCATGTTGTAATGCCCGATAAAACGTATAAAGTGATGTTTCCGGATGGCCGCGAATGTGTGGCTAAAGGTTTAGGACGCATAACCATACCTCCAACTTTTATGCTACCTGATGCCGCTATGCTAAAAATTACAAGGAAAGGTGCGTGGCCATTTGCAGAAATGGGATGGTCATCCATATTAAAAGTTAATACGCCATGTATAAGTATTGCTTACCCCGAGAGCCAGGAGCAACGTAAACCAATGGTGAGATTTGGTCGAATTACATTGCTTAAAAATGAATACGGGTTCCTTCAATCGAGTTGCGTTATGGAGCCGGGTGATTCAGGAGGGCCTTTGTTTGACTTAAATGGCCGGGTTATTGGTATACATAGCGGTATTCAAATACCCGAAGTAATTAACTACGAAGTGCCAATTGATACCTATCGCAAATTTTGGCAAGCGTTAAGCAGGCCGGTTAACTATACATCTCTACCTTCTGATTCCGGTATAGTTACTGTTGATCCTTCAATTAAAGAAAGCAGCACAATATTTAACTCAAAAGATGTAATTGAATATTTAAAATCAAAGTTGGGCTGCGTAAAAATCAGCAGTGTAATAGATGGGCAAGAACAGCAAATTTTAGCAACCTTGCTATCAACAAAAGGTATGGTGGTTAAGCCTGCATACTATAATAAATCAATATTAGTAAGCAAAAGCTCACAGGTAGGCGAGCGGCCTGTAATTACAACGCCCGGCGGTAAAGCTATTAATGCCAGGGTAATAGCACGAAGCCAAACAAACGACCTTGTTTTGCTACTTGCAGATCATGTTGTTGAGGGGGGCATAAAGTTCGATAAGCTTAAAACTGATGCCATTGACTTTACAAACTTAGGCATGTTTTTAATTTCTCCCCGTCCTGATTCTGCTGCTAAAATCGGAGTGTTCGGAAGTTTGCTGTTAAATCTGCCTAAAATAACGAGTTACGGGTACATTGGCGCAGCAACCGATGTTAAAAACGATCAACTGATCATAACATTTATTCAACCTAACAGTGCAGCGCAAATTAGTGGGTTGCAAACCGGTGATGTAATACAAGCGGTGGATGGCAAACGGGTGGAAGATGCGCTTGATTTTTTAAAAGCACTTGAAAAGTTTAATGCAGGAGATACCACCTCAATCAAAATATTCAGAAATAACAGCGAGTATACTAAACGGGTAGTGTTAAAATACCCTCCGCAAAAGCCAGCAACACATCCGGCCGATTTGTTTGCCGGCGGAAAGAGCTTGCATAGGGATGGTTTTAACAAAGTGTTTGTTCACGACTCAGCCATAAAAGCAGCCGAATGCCGAGGCCCTGTATATGACACTAATGGCAGATTACTGGGCATTAATATAGCCAGACTGAGCAGAACAAGCACAGTAGCCATACCTGCAGCCACAATTAAAAAAATTGTATTAAGTAATTTATAA
- a CDS encoding alpha-L-fucosidase, which yields MLSKKLKSIFLSACALLALNVICKGQGARPVTKHSLNELQQQFVDLRFGMFIHFNIPTYMNQDWPDPEAPASLFNPKKLNADQWAKAAKSANMSYGCLTTKHHSGFCIWDTKSTDYNVMNSPYKKDVVKQFTDAFRANGLKVMLYYSILDTHHKLRPNQITPKHIEMIKTQLTELLTKYGKIEALIIDGWDAPWSRISYDDVPFEDIYYLIKSLQPECLVMDLNGAKYPAEGLYYTDIKTYEMGAGQRMAKDSKRMPSLACLPINRAWFWKTDFPEKPVREPQKIVSELIKPLNDASCNFILNVAPNRDGLIDENALASLTEVGKLWKNDGPTTKLSPLEAPIISSNIAINQAANSSWSDDMNIMDFANDDKYDSSWDSNPTVKEPWFEIDFKNEKSFNAIVVAEQKANINKYKLQYWDGAAWKELFNGTNTDRIKLHRFNRVWGSKVRINIEGYAQTPSIAEFQVFNERR from the coding sequence ATGTTATCTAAAAAGCTTAAATCAATTTTTTTATCAGCATGTGCGTTATTAGCACTTAACGTAATATGCAAAGGCCAGGGTGCCAGGCCAGTTACTAAACACTCATTAAATGAGTTGCAGCAACAGTTTGTCGACCTGCGGTTCGGTATGTTTATTCATTTCAATATACCAACCTACATGAACCAGGATTGGCCCGATCCGGAGGCTCCGGCCAGCTTATTTAATCCTAAGAAGTTGAACGCCGATCAATGGGCCAAGGCAGCTAAATCAGCCAATATGAGTTATGGCTGTTTAACTACCAAACACCATAGCGGTTTTTGCATTTGGGATACCAAAAGTACCGATTACAATGTGATGAACAGCCCTTACAAAAAGGATGTGGTAAAGCAGTTTACTGATGCTTTCAGGGCTAATGGCTTAAAAGTAATGTTGTACTATTCTATTTTAGATACCCACCATAAGTTGCGCCCCAATCAAATTACACCCAAACACATTGAAATGATTAAAACGCAGCTTACCGAATTGCTTACCAAATACGGTAAAATAGAAGCGTTAATAATTGATGGGTGGGATGCGCCATGGTCGCGTATCAGTTACGATGATGTGCCGTTCGAAGATATCTATTATCTCATCAAATCTTTGCAGCCCGAGTGTTTGGTAATGGATTTGAACGGTGCCAAATACCCTGCCGAAGGATTGTATTATACCGATATTAAAACCTATGAAATGGGGGCAGGCCAGCGCATGGCAAAGGATAGCAAAAGAATGCCGTCACTTGCTTGTTTACCTATTAACCGCGCCTGGTTCTGGAAAACTGATTTCCCGGAAAAACCGGTAAGGGAACCGCAAAAAATAGTGAGTGAGCTTATAAAGCCTTTAAATGACGCAAGCTGTAATTTTATTTTAAATGTAGCGCCTAATCGCGATGGTTTAATTGATGAAAATGCACTGGCAAGTTTAACAGAAGTAGGTAAACTTTGGAAGAATGATGGCCCTACCACCAAACTTTCGCCGCTCGAAGCACCTATTATTTCAAGCAATATTGCTATTAACCAGGCTGCTAACTCCAGCTGGAGCGATGATATGAACATTATGGATTTTGCCAATGACGATAAATATGATTCGTCGTGGGATTCGAACCCAACAGTAAAAGAACCATGGTTTGAAATCGACTTCAAAAACGAAAAAAGCTTTAATGCCATTGTAGTTGCCGAGCAAAAAGCCAACATCAATAAATACAAATTACAGTATTGGGATGGTGCAGCCTGGAAGGAGCTATTCAATGGTACCAATACCGATCGTATTAAGCTTCATCGCTTTAACAGGGTGTGGGGCAGCAAAGTTCGCATTAATATAGAAGGTTATGCTCAAACACCGTCAATTGCCGAGTTCCAGGTATTTAACGAAAGACGATAG
- a CDS encoding alpha/beta fold hydrolase, which yields MDNILKDQVPAGQKNFVLVHGAWQAPYAWNTVKELLLAEGFNVSVIQLPGHGADNTPHNLLHMETYINHVAGEIKKIGLPVILVGHSMAGIIISGVAEILPQTVDKLVYLAAYLPKDGDSAYSISLNDKQSLLGASLIVSEDQVEFDINKEDVTHIFCQDATDEVKQLVMENYRPEPGAPFGEPVALSHESFGSVPKYYIETELDNGIGSILQKQMIAAAAVKNSYAINSGHLPALSKPKEVSEILKQIAFQNN from the coding sequence ATGGATAATATATTAAAAGATCAAGTGCCTGCCGGACAAAAAAACTTCGTTTTAGTTCATGGAGCTTGGCAGGCACCGTATGCCTGGAACACCGTTAAAGAACTATTACTTGCCGAAGGCTTTAATGTTTCAGTAATACAATTGCCCGGTCACGGTGCTGATAATACACCACATAACTTGCTGCATATGGAAACTTATATTAACCATGTGGCCGGTGAGATTAAAAAGATTGGCTTGCCTGTAATTTTGGTTGGCCACAGCATGGCAGGCATTATTATATCAGGTGTAGCCGAAATTTTGCCGCAAACGGTTGATAAACTGGTTTATTTAGCTGCCTATCTTCCTAAAGATGGAGATTCGGCTTATTCCATATCGCTTAATGACAAACAATCGCTGCTGGGAGCATCACTGATCGTATCTGAAGACCAGGTGGAGTTTGACATTAACAAAGAAGATGTAACCCATATTTTTTGCCAGGATGCGACCGATGAGGTTAAACAGCTTGTAATGGAAAATTATCGCCCGGAACCAGGCGCTCCTTTTGGCGAACCTGTGGCGCTGAGCCATGAAAGTTTTGGTAGCGTTCCGAAGTATTACATTGAAACCGAATTGGATAACGGTATTGGTAGTATCCTGCAAAAACAAATGATTGCTGCTGCTGCTGTTAAAAATAGCTATGCTATTAATAGCGGTCACTTACCGGCACTATCCAAACCAAAAGAAGTGAGTGAAATTTTAAAACAGATAGCATTTCAGAACAATTAA
- a CDS encoding TlpA disulfide reductase family protein yields the protein MKIKLIAIICLLPAIAVAQKSNFTISGQIGKLGKPAKVYIDYSDNGTNHEDSALVIDGKFKLAGMVSGITTSRISLDHTGEGKAHSIYAPNADVVYIYFGKENIVFRSADSLANAVVAGSKVYDEFQAYNKQIGGTIMALTKAVNAEFSSGTPAQQKDTAFIKAVDARFRRNIEKRNEKQFEFARNNPDSYFALVALSESAGTKVDVNKVEPVYKALKAEYRNTDMGKELEQRIEAAGTTAVGVQAPEFTQNNVEGKPVSLSSLKGKYVLIEFWASWCAPCRAGNPNLVKQYELYKDKGFEIISVSLDNVKDRWIDAIKKDGLPWLQVSDLKGWNNAVGRLYGVRAVPQSFLLDKEGKVIGNTLRDETLNAKLAELFNN from the coding sequence ATGAAAATTAAGTTAATAGCTATTATTTGCCTGCTGCCCGCAATAGCAGTAGCGCAAAAGTCAAATTTCACAATCTCGGGACAGATAGGAAAACTTGGGAAACCAGCCAAGGTATATATAGATTATTCGGATAACGGCACCAATCATGAAGATTCGGCCCTGGTTATTGATGGTAAGTTTAAGCTTGCCGGAATGGTAAGCGGCATTACCACCTCACGCATATCGCTCGACCATACAGGTGAAGGCAAGGCACATTCCATTTATGCGCCCAATGCCGATGTGGTTTATATTTACTTTGGTAAAGAAAACATAGTGTTTCGTTCTGCCGATTCATTGGCAAATGCCGTAGTTGCCGGTTCCAAAGTTTATGATGAATTTCAGGCTTACAACAAACAAATAGGGGGTACTATAATGGCGCTTACCAAAGCCGTTAATGCTGAATTTTCCAGCGGTACACCCGCGCAGCAAAAGGATACAGCCTTTATTAAGGCCGTTGATGCCCGCTTCCGTCGTAACATAGAAAAAAGAAATGAAAAGCAATTTGAGTTTGCCCGAAACAACCCTGACTCATACTTCGCCTTGGTTGCGCTTTCCGAATCGGCAGGTACTAAAGTTGATGTAAATAAGGTTGAGCCTGTTTACAAAGCCCTGAAGGCCGAATATCGAAATACCGATATGGGCAAAGAGCTTGAGCAGCGCATAGAAGCTGCAGGCACCACTGCAGTAGGTGTACAGGCACCCGAATTTACGCAGAATAACGTAGAGGGTAAACCCGTTTCACTTTCAAGCCTCAAAGGCAAGTATGTGCTTATAGAGTTTTGGGCAAGCTGGTGTGCGCCTTGCCGTGCAGGCAACCCCAACCTGGTTAAGCAATACGAACTTTATAAAGACAAAGGTTTTGAAATAATTTCGGTATCGCTTGATAACGTGAAAGACAGGTGGATTGATGCGATAAAAAAAGACGGCTTGCCATGGTTACAGGTATCTGATTTAAAGGGCTGGAATAATGCCGTTGGACGCTTGTATGGTGTACGGGCCGTACCTCAAAGTTTTTTGTTAGATAAAGAAGGAAAAGTGATTGGTAACACCCTGCGTGATGAAACACTTAACGCTAAACTGGCTGAGTTATTCAATAACTAA
- a CDS encoding PAS domain-containing sensor histidine kinase, with amino-acid sequence MTPYLLDQQISAPLLALTARNSESYNDSFNNHIFNEIFTHSNIGVWTLKEKSLRLKVSYGFQLLLGLAEQQDYTFTEIFQFVAHSQRYRVVKELKRACKCGNNFAIEFKCKANKPGVEGKWFKLTGKSSHHPKSSGVSYLGSLTDITETKNLETWNSDRLALLGHELKGPLSAIKLYLQRAHKISTENNIKDAALFLSKADDQVSSMAYLMEDLLTCSTIENKQMNLDVEYFDLSSIVEPVIEEMKLKHTDYHFINCVPAAINLRADKRKINQVIKNYLTNAVKYSLPGSEITIGARNNDGNLIVFVKDTGTGMDHEHLEKVFDRYYRVNGTMAEGHGLGLYLVKEIISRHGGNVWVQSVPDQGSEFYFSIPKSTNTFKQNHGLV; translated from the coding sequence ATGACACCTTATCTTTTAGACCAGCAAATTTCAGCCCCGCTTCTGGCTCTTACGGCCAGAAATTCAGAATCTTACAATGATTCTTTTAACAACCATATTTTCAATGAGATCTTTACTCATTCGAATATTGGGGTGTGGACACTTAAAGAAAAATCTTTACGCTTAAAGGTATCTTATGGCTTTCAGTTACTTTTAGGCCTTGCAGAGCAGCAAGATTATACTTTCACAGAGATATTTCAATTTGTTGCCCATTCGCAACGGTATCGGGTTGTAAAGGAGCTTAAAAGAGCTTGCAAGTGTGGTAATAACTTTGCCATTGAGTTTAAGTGCAAAGCAAATAAGCCCGGGGTAGAAGGGAAGTGGTTTAAATTAACAGGTAAAAGTTCTCATCATCCTAAAAGTTCAGGTGTGAGCTACCTTGGGTCGTTAACAGATATTACGGAAACTAAGAATCTGGAAACCTGGAATAGTGACCGGTTAGCTTTATTAGGCCATGAATTAAAAGGTCCTTTAAGTGCCATCAAACTCTATTTGCAACGGGCTCATAAAATATCAACCGAAAATAATATCAAGGATGCCGCCCTGTTTTTAAGCAAGGCCGATGACCAGGTTTCTTCCATGGCCTATTTAATGGAGGATTTGTTAACGTGCTCCACTATCGAGAATAAGCAAATGAACCTTGATGTAGAATACTTTGATCTGTCATCTATTGTTGAGCCAGTTATTGAAGAAATGAAATTGAAACACACAGATTATCATTTTATAAACTGTGTACCTGCAGCCATCAATTTAAGGGCCGATAAAAGGAAAATTAATCAGGTTATTAAAAATTACCTGACCAATGCAGTAAAGTATTCATTACCTGGCTCTGAAATTACTATTGGGGCACGTAACAACGACGGAAATTTGATCGTATTTGTAAAAGATACTGGGACGGGTATGGATCATGAGCACCTGGAAAAAGTATTTGACCGGTATTACAGAGTAAACGGCACCATGGCCGAAGGGCACGGACTTGGACTATACCTGGTTAAGGAAATTATTTCCCGTCACGGTGGAAATGTTTGGGTGCAAAGTGTACCTGATCAAGGCTCTGAGTTTTACTTTTCTATCCCCAAAAGCACAAATACTTTTAAACAAAACCATGGCTTAGTTTAA
- a CDS encoding GH92 family glycosyl hydrolase, with protein MMKINICACFLLWATLAQAQQKSKFTSYVNPFIGTGAVDKNSLSGSNFPGPTMPFGFVQISPDTQDNPDNPASGYDYNDKTIVGFSHTHLSGTGVADLFDVLFMPATGPILPVPGDANKPQSGYRSRFSHQDEAARPGYYQVKLQDYGINAELTATEHTGIHRYTFPKTGNGHVIIDMDHSLNKKRDYWSCKIIGAEIKVVDNKTVEGYRIITGWAKLRKVYFHAEFSQPIVSQTLFNGSQPFESINIINGTNIKAALNFNTTSNQQLLVKVALSPVSIDNARQNMKAELPGWNFDETVNKASSAWEKELSKIEIEGTQEQKQIFYTGMYHAFTQPNNMADVNGDYQATDMTIKNAPDKKHYSTFSLWDTYRAAHPLYTLIQPERTANFINSMMRQYDTYGYLPIWQLWGDENYCMIGNHAIPVIVDAALKGLKGFDLDKAYQAVKGSSNIDHPGSPFAVWEKYKYIPEDLQSQSVSITLEMAYDDWCVAQLAKKLGKNDDYEHFMQRSEFYQNLYDKQTGFFRAKNKNGDWIAPFNPLQYGGNGGNPYTEGNAWQYFWYVPQNIPGLIKLVGGNKAFTAKLDQFFSLKDLPGEVNGNASGFIGQYAHGNEPSHHVAYLYNYAQQPWKTQSYVAKVLNELYNNSSSGYSGNEDCGQMSSWYIFSAMGFYPVNPANGLYSIGSPVLKQAIIKLDNGKTFTVTTQNAAKANCYIQSLKLNGKPYTHTYLTHEDILRGGKLEFVMGSKPNYKWGTGNTSN; from the coding sequence ATGATGAAAATTAATATATGTGCTTGTTTTTTGCTTTGGGCAACTTTAGCACAAGCCCAGCAAAAGTCTAAATTTACAAGCTACGTAAACCCGTTTATTGGTACCGGTGCGGTTGATAAAAATAGCTTATCCGGAAGCAACTTTCCGGGGCCTACCATGCCTTTCGGCTTTGTTCAGATTAGCCCCGATACACAGGATAATCCCGACAATCCTGCTTCGGGGTATGATTATAATGATAAAACCATAGTAGGTTTTAGTCATACCCATTTAAGCGGTACGGGCGTGGCCGATTTGTTCGACGTATTGTTTATGCCCGCCACCGGGCCAATACTACCTGTACCCGGCGATGCCAATAAACCGCAGAGTGGTTATCGTTCGCGCTTTTCACATCAGGATGAAGCCGCCCGGCCAGGATACTACCAGGTTAAACTGCAAGACTATGGCATTAATGCCGAACTTACCGCAACGGAGCATACAGGTATACACCGTTACACCTTTCCTAAAACCGGAAATGGGCATGTGATCATAGATATGGATCATTCCTTAAATAAAAAGCGCGATTACTGGTCGTGCAAAATTATTGGTGCTGAGATAAAGGTTGTGGACAATAAAACCGTAGAAGGCTACCGCATTATTACAGGTTGGGCAAAGCTCAGGAAGGTATATTTTCATGCCGAATTTTCGCAGCCCATAGTTAGCCAAACCCTGTTTAACGGCAGCCAACCTTTTGAAAGCATTAACATCATTAATGGTACAAACATTAAAGCTGCGCTCAATTTTAACACCACTTCAAATCAGCAGCTTTTAGTAAAGGTGGCTTTATCACCGGTGAGTATTGACAATGCCCGGCAAAATATGAAAGCAGAGTTGCCTGGTTGGAATTTTGACGAAACGGTTAATAAAGCAAGCAGCGCGTGGGAAAAAGAGCTAAGTAAGATCGAGATTGAAGGTACCCAAGAACAAAAGCAGATATTTTACACCGGCATGTACCACGCGTTTACGCAGCCCAATAACATGGCCGATGTAAATGGTGATTATCAGGCTACCGACATGACCATTAAAAACGCGCCTGATAAAAAGCATTATTCAACATTTTCATTGTGGGATACCTATCGTGCTGCGCATCCATTGTATACGCTTATACAGCCCGAGCGCACAGCAAATTTTATTAACAGTATGATGCGGCAGTATGATACATACGGTTATTTACCAATATGGCAATTGTGGGGCGATGAGAATTATTGTATGATAGGCAACCATGCCATACCAGTTATTGTTGATGCTGCGTTAAAAGGGCTTAAAGGTTTTGATTTAGATAAAGCTTATCAAGCAGTAAAAGGTTCTTCAAACATTGATCACCCTGGCTCACCATTCGCTGTGTGGGAAAAGTATAAATACATCCCCGAAGACCTGCAATCACAATCGGTATCAATTACGCTGGAAATGGCTTATGACGACTGGTGCGTTGCCCAGCTGGCTAAAAAGTTAGGGAAGAACGATGACTATGAGCATTTTATGCAGCGCTCGGAGTTTTACCAAAACCTTTACGATAAGCAAACCGGTTTTTTCAGGGCTAAAAATAAAAACGGTGATTGGATTGCGCCGTTTAACCCGCTGCAGTATGGAGGTAACGGTGGCAACCCTTATACCGAGGGCAATGCCTGGCAGTACTTTTGGTATGTGCCGCAAAATATACCGGGCTTAATCAAGCTCGTGGGCGGAAATAAAGCTTTTACGGCTAAGCTCGATCAGTTTTTTTCTTTAAAAGATCTTCCGGGCGAGGTAAATGGCAATGCCTCCGGTTTTATTGGCCAGTATGCACATGGCAACGAGCCCAGTCATCATGTGGCTTACTTGTATAATTATGCCCAGCAACCCTGGAAAACGCAAAGCTATGTTGCCAAAGTATTAAACGAACTCTACAACAATTCATCATCAGGCTACTCGGGTAACGAAGATTGTGGACAAATGTCGTCCTGGTATATTTTCAGTGCAATGGGCTTCTATCCGGTGAATCCGGCAAATGGCCTGTATAGCATTGGTTCGCCTGTTTTAAAACAAGCTATAATTAAGCTTGATAATGGAAAAACATTTACAGTAACTACACAAAATGCTGCAAAAGCAAACTGCTACATCCAATCGCTAAAGTTAAATGGTAAGCCTTATACGCATACCTACCTTACCCATGAAGATATTTTGAGAGGCGGAAAGCTTGAATTTGTAATGGGCAGCAAACCTAATTATAAGTGGGGCACAGGCAACACAAGTAACTAA
- a CDS encoding alpha/beta hydrolase encodes MKTKNTTKMIAAAAVAFLTLASPASLKAQTTKVKNIVIVHGAFADASGWEAVYKILVNDGYKVTLVQNPTSSLENDVAATNFALERQDGPAVLVGHSWGGTVITQAGNSNKVSSLVYVAAFIPDAGESTLDLVQTVKEQPKGILPPDDKGNVYLAKSTFRETFASGESIEKSNFMFDSQIPLTVKAFTDKVTIAAWKNKPVYAVKPSNDQTINMGLEDTMNKRANAKVTHINGGHTLFMNQAKAVAAVIEAAANGK; translated from the coding sequence ATGAAAACTAAAAACACAACTAAAATGATTGCCGCTGCAGCAGTGGCCTTTTTAACTTTAGCAAGCCCTGCTTCGCTTAAAGCCCAAACAACCAAAGTAAAAAATATTGTGATAGTTCATGGCGCATTTGCTGATGCATCGGGTTGGGAAGCTGTTTACAAAATTCTTGTTAATGATGGTTATAAAGTAACCTTGGTTCAAAACCCAACCAGCTCACTTGAAAACGATGTGGCTGCCACCAATTTTGCATTGGAACGCCAGGATGGCCCTGCAGTTTTGGTTGGACACTCGTGGGGAGGTACTGTAATAACACAGGCAGGTAACTCCAACAAAGTTAGTAGCCTGGTTTACGTAGCTGCGTTTATTCCAGATGCGGGTGAATCTACATTAGATTTGGTGCAAACTGTGAAAGAGCAGCCAAAGGGAATTTTGCCCCCTGATGATAAAGGCAATGTTTACCTGGCCAAATCAACATTCAGAGAAACCTTTGCCAGCGGAGAAAGCATAGAGAAATCTAACTTCATGTTTGATTCGCAGATACCGCTAACAGTAAAAGCCTTTACAGATAAAGTGACCATTGCAGCCTGGAAAAACAAACCCGTTTACGCCGTAAAACCATCAAATGACCAAACTATAAATATGGGTTTAGAAGATACCATGAATAAAAGAGCAAATGCTAAAGTTACCCATATCAATGGTGGGCATACTCTTTTTATGAATCAGGCCAAAGCTGTAGCTGCAGTTATTGAAGCAGCTGCAAATGGTAAATAA
- a CDS encoding phosphoribosylpyrophosphate synthetase translates to MKTFDTLIEALNDLRSNGYDLDFNLKENYLDCPQLSKQFYAEEFHVDKVYRFEGETDPSDSSILYGISTIERQKGVLVEAYGAYATTADEALIKKLRIDMDTMR, encoded by the coding sequence ATGAAAACATTTGATACACTCATCGAGGCACTGAACGACCTCCGCAGCAATGGATATGATTTAGATTTCAATTTGAAAGAAAACTACCTGGATTGTCCACAACTTTCCAAGCAATTTTATGCCGAAGAATTTCATGTAGATAAAGTTTACAGGTTTGAGGGCGAAACAGATCCTTCGGATAGCAGCATACTGTATGGTATAAGCACTATTGAAAGACAAAAGGGAGTATTAGTGGAAGCTTACGGCGCCTATGCCACAACTGCTGATGAGGCACTCATCAAAAAACTAAGAATTGATATGGATACCATGCGCTAA